The following is a genomic window from Meriones unguiculatus strain TT.TT164.6M chromosome 13 unlocalized genomic scaffold, Bangor_MerUng_6.1 Chr13_unordered_Scaffold_37, whole genome shotgun sequence.
tatcatgactgtgttttgtccttccacctgtctcatgacagggtcctgacctactcacccaagtaactgaagatgattcatagattgctcaagaacccaactaatggctactttatattcatgtcttacaaactgatgaaacacaagtttttgaagcacgcctttgtttttttttgttgttgttggtttttttttcaatctaacctttaagctttttcatctcccctacttcacatcatgcaCAGCACTCAACTCTAAAACATTcccacttctgtgtcagaaaataaattgaagaagcagtagaattatatgattatattgacaatgaagtataattttatattgttgccactgtttctgttgtacaaatgtatggcatattttagaattcagtgaccttcaatgatgttcATGTGAAATTCAACCAAGAAGAGtaggccttgctggaaccttcccagaagcaactctacaaagatgtgatgctagagacctgtgaaaacctcgctgctataggtaagactgcaatttttctttcacttttaaaataaagagacaactcttactttgttattaatcctcttctgtaattccaattgagaatgaggaggaatgaggtaaataaatcaggcatggttctaagggtcatagaagatagtgatttaagttttgccttaataataacatgatatttccaataatatatattttctggtactatattttaggctacaatggGGATAaacataatattgaagaacattttcaaagttctacaagtaataaaaggtaactttatgtgcatgttgatacagatataaatcttaaattttaatgtgtcctggaagtttggtgttttttgtttgtttgtttgtttgtttgtttattggctgcttttcattttctgattttgaaatagatttttttctgagtatctgtgactttcttaaacttgcttgttagaccagcctgacctcaaaatcatacagatctgcctgcttctgcctccacaagtgctgggattgaaggcatgtaccagcacacatggctgtgtcctggaagttttaaagcaaagcaacagtgtaaaaacagcactgctttaagtgtactgatgatcattaatatctcataattccatgtacttcaatgtcaggtatctgatttgtgtttacaaggcactcccctaagatagaagaaaatgaaattatattgtAACAAAattaccatttgaatcatatggataTTACAGCTAcagacttgaactgccaatctgtttagtctcattctatctactcagatattgtaagaggtatacacactgaattggtgatcagtatgtgtccaaaaccttctaataagcaaaaatttcatattagaaccagtgttactcattttcgtgcagtcacattgtaaagtttagtgaaaggagcagcttatgagaatcaagaatattgttgtggagaaaccttaatccctatatgacatgtctatgatgaacaaaaaacaaaatgtgttaattcaatgtgggaatctttattatttttgtaaattaaactggtatatcatatgtcaaaatgattctaagacacatgagcattgGGATATTgaaagcagtgtccctgtctttctccaagaacaattgatttggttgtagtccccactgtgagtaaattttctgaatatgATAAATGGTTaatgttaattggttttgcaacttcactgagaattcatcagcaaactcatattgctgaaaatacctatgaatactaggaatttggaacttctgcttgtcttggctcactttgtaaatgaagtatcattcatatagtacaaaatttgtgaatgggattgctatGGTAAacctctgaattcttacaatactcattatatataggagaaaacctcttatagaaaaatgatgcgataaaagtgatccacataacaaatgctcttaccatcacagggatcttcaaaaatacccatagtGAAGGGGAATactgtgaatgtaaataaagtgataaaactttaaaatttgattctcctttaccattagaccaaattatgaaattaattcatatagataaatatatttattagtgtaatgaaatgactgtggtaagtATTtaacatgtgccaattatctttgcaggcatgaaagtagtcatactggagagaaacccttcaaatgcactctatgtgggaaagccttcccgtataccactgttctcatacggcataaaagaacacacactggagaaaaaccttatgaatgtaaccagtgtggtaaagcctttgcagaaaacagtcatctcatacggcataaaagaacacacacctgagagaaaccatatgaatgtaaccagtgtggtaaagcctttgcagaaaacagtactctcttaagccataaaagaacacacactggagagaaaccttatgatgtaatgagtgtggtaaagcctttgcaaaaagcagtcatctcataagacataaaagaacaaacactggagagaaaccttatgaatgtgacaactgtggtaaagcctttgcagaaaacagtcatctcttaagccataaaagaacacacactggagagaaaccttatgaatgtaaccagtgtggtaaagcctttgcacgaaacagtcatctcataagacataaaagaacacatactggaaagaaaccttatgaatatttCCTaacatgataaagcctttgcacagcagagtagtctctgaaaacatgaaaaaacacagagTGGAGACAAGCCTGGTGAGGAAAATTAGTGTGATTAAGCCTTtacatgtaacagtcatctcctaagacaacaacacattctggagggaaaccatatgaattaactgtgtggc
Proteins encoded in this region:
- the LOC132651004 gene encoding zinc finger protein 120-like, with the translated sequence MLETCENLAAIGYNGDKHNIEEHFQSSTSNKRHESSHTGEKPFKCTLCGKAFPYTTVLIRHKRTHTGEKPYECNQCGKAFAENSHLIRHKRTHT